A genomic window from Salvia hispanica cultivar TCC Black 2014 chromosome 5, UniMelb_Shisp_WGS_1.0, whole genome shotgun sequence includes:
- the LOC125186365 gene encoding uncharacterized protein LOC125186365 gives MDSDPDSSKTCRLHSVFWHMCSSEAEKSMFFNAYTVQGLKVEQRRVCIRNNILLGIKHEHNSMLYTRSLLCTGPYHQYPVPIPFRSRLLRIVDAMSIRLYEFPIEAVELIHLRYLTLTCDGRIPAAISQLRNLEKLLVTRHLSTKSLEDSSILPMEIWGMKELRYLRVEGCNLPNPSSDEVLANLSTLLDVNINSCTKEVLRGVPNIKRLGVRIQLELGDDGKSFHHLNNISSLGKLESFTCVVVNPDLSQDTITPPAPHSMFPVSLKKLSLSGLGYPWSYMGIIGRLPNLEVLKLRCYAFQGPLWETDYASFNELKLLSLEDTDLVLLRTRNASFVSLKYLRIKHCYNIEELPPYLPYGLRMLQVADCSLSVVAWAEKMKENDRENRIEKLTIDVHSSWDDEDLDL, from the coding sequence GGTTTAAAGGTGGAGCAAAGGAGAGTGTGCATTCGTAATAACATTTTGTTAGGCATCAAACATGAGCATAACTCAATGCTATACACACGTTCTCTCTTATGCACTGGCCCATACCATCAGTATCCAGTACCAATACCTTTTAGGTCGAGGTTGCTGAGGATAGTGGATGCTATGTCAATCCGTTTATATGAGTTCCCAATTGAAGCTGTGGAACTCATTCATCTAAGGTACCTCACCCTCACTTGTGACGGGAGGATTCCTGCTGCTATATCCCAACTCCGCAACCTAGAGAAGTTGCTTGTAACAAGGCATTTGAGCACCAAGTCACTTGAAGATTCTTCAATCTTGCCCATGGAAATTTGGGGTATGAAAGAATTGAGATATCTTCGGGTTGAAGGGTGCAACCTACCTAACCCTAGTAGTGATGAGGTTTTAGCCAACCTCTCAACACTATTAGATGTGAACATTAATAGTTGCACTAAGGAGGTCCTAAGAGGCGTTCCAAATATAAAGAGGTTAGGAGTCCGGATCCAGCTCGAGCTGGGAGATGATGGAAAGTCCTTCCATCACTTGAATAACATATCCAGTCTAGGCAAACTGGAATCATTTACTTGTGTGGTTGTGAATCCTGACCTAAGTCAGGATACTATCACTCCACCTGCTCCTCATTCCATGTTTCCAGTGTCTCTTAAGAAGTTGAGTTTGAGTGGGCTAGGATATCCATGGAGTTACATGGGCATAATTGGCAGACTACCCAATCTTGAGGTGCTCAAATTACGTTGCTATGCCTTTCAAGGACCACTATGGGAAACAGATTATGCCAGTTTCAACGAGCTTAAGCTTCTCTCCCTCGAAGATACTGATCTAGTGCTGTTGCGAACAAGAAATGCCAGCTTCGTTTCTCTTAAGTATCTTAGAATTAAACATTGCTATAACATAGAAGAGCTCCCTCCTTATTTGCCTTACGGTCTGCGGATGCTTCAAGTAGCTGACTGCAGCCTTTCAGTTGTGGCATGGGcagaaaaaatgaaagaaaatgatagGGAGAATAGAATAGAAAAGCTAACGATTGATGTCCATTCTTCATGGGATGATGAGGATCTCGACTTATGA